AGCCTAGCTCCTCATTTTTTGCTTCATCATTTAAAAGCAGACTATGAGCTGTTGTTAGTTGATAAAAAATCGAACTCTCAAAAATCAGCGGATTATCTTAAGCTCAACCCAGCAGGGCGCATACCGACCTTAGTTGTTAATGACCAGCCAATTTTCGAAAGTCCAGCTATCTGCATACACATCTGCGAATTGCATCCTGAATCAGATTTAATGCCATCGTTAGGTGAGTCCACTCGTCCTCTGTTTTATCAATGGCTCGCATTTCTCAATAATACGTTGCAAGCGGAACTCATGGTTCGCTACTACCCTCATCGCCACACTAACGATCAAGCTACTATTCCAAATGTTATTGCGGCTCAGGACGAAAGAATTGCTGATGCATTGTCAATTATCAACGACCAGT
This genomic window from Vibrio metoecus contains:
- a CDS encoding glutathione S-transferase family protein; translated protein: MFKLYYYPNNASLAPHFLLHHLKADYELLLVDKKSNSQKSADYLKLNPAGRIPTLVVNDQPIFESPAICIHICELHPESDLMPSLGESTRPLFYQWLAFLNNTLQAELMVRYYPHRHTNDQATIPNVIAAQDERIADALSIINDQLEHHEYLLGDTLTACDYFLFMLAEWSLPIEKSPLEFKHLAAYMKRLCSNSTIKAVCDIEGIDLTPFESYS